A stretch of Porites lutea chromosome 5, jaPorLute2.1, whole genome shotgun sequence DNA encodes these proteins:
- the LOC140936473 gene encoding uncharacterized protein, which translates to MSGRIYCGRLPSEAQEKDLETLLKSIGKIRDVDFREGFAYAVFKDSRDADRAVQELNGREFMGQSILVERAKEVRNGVGGYTVAGGYTARVRQPKPPPVRTNHRIRVENLPARAKWSELKEFMSVAGDVTFADTHRRRPGEGLVEFASKEDMIKALETLNKREFLGKKIRLVEETPRSNRGRSQSRSRSRSVSPRNRKRQSSSPSNSKKRRSQSSDRSISPEKSRKPRSNSLSPSHSSHRRSTHSESNHTSSSRKKRSHSKSPKRSRHKSRSRSHSNSPKRSNRKSTSKSHSKSPKRSHWKSRSRSHSKSPKRSQHKSRSRSQSKSPKRSHHKSRSRSPSKSPKRSKPKSRSESHSKSPKRSHHRSRSRSHSKAKGQTERHSSSKSHKRKKLKARLRSRSRSPKKHRS; encoded by the coding sequence ATGAGTGGGAGAATCTACTGCGGAAGACTGCCTTCGGAGGCTCAAGAGAAGGATCTTGAAACCTTGTTGAAATCCATCGGAAAAATCCGCGATGTTGATTTCAGGGAAGGTTTTGCGTACGCTGTATTCAAAGACAGCCGCGATGCTGACAGAGCCGTGCAAGAACTCAACGGCAGAGAATTTATGGGCCAGAGTATTCTTGTAGAACGAGCGAAAGAGGTTAGAAATGGAGTTGGTGGATATACTGTAGCTGGCGGTTATACTGCTAGAGTTCGCCAACCAAAGCCCCCTCCCGTGCGAACAAATCACAGAATACGAGTTGAAAACCTTCCCGCAAGAGCAAAGTGGTCGGAACTCAAAGAGTTTATGAGTGTAGCGGGAGATGTAACTTTTGCAGATACCCACAGGAGGAGGCCTGGTGAAGGACTTGTTGAGTTTGCAAGTAAGGAAGATATGATAAAAGCATTGGAAACTCTTAATAAACGGGAGTTCCTTGGAAAGAAAATAAGATTAGTGGAAGAAACTCCTCGTTCCAACAGAGGTCGTTCTCAGTCACGCTCTAGGTCTAGATCAGTGTCACCTAGAAACAGGAAAAGACAATCCTCATCACCTTCAAACTCAAAGAAACGTAGATCACAGTCAAGTGACAGGTCAATTTCACCAGAAAAGAGTAGAAAGCCGCGATCAAATTCTTTGTCGCCATCTCATTCAAGTCATCGAAGGTCAACTCACTCAGAGTCAAACCATACATCATCTTCACGGAAAAAGAGGTCTCATTCTAAGTCACCAAAAAGGTCTCGTCACAAGTCAAGATCTAGGTCGCATTCCAATTCACCAAAGAGGTCAAATCGTAAATCAACATCAAAGTCACATTCTAAGTCACCAAAGAGATCTCACTGGAAGTCAAGATCTAGGTCACATTCTAAGTCGCCAAAGAGATCTCAGCATAAATCAAGATCTAGGTCACAATCTAAGTCGCCAAAAAGATCTCACCACAAATCAAGATCAAGGTCACCGTCTAAGTCACCAAAGAGGTCAAAGCCTAAATCAAGATCAGAGTCACATTCTAAGTCCCCAAAGAGATCACATCACAGATCAAGATCTAGGTCCCACTCAAAGGCAAAAGGACAAACTGAAAGACATTCCTCTTCAAAATCTCATAAAAGGAAAAAGCTTAAAGCCAGATTGCGTTCACGATCAAGATCTCCTAAAAAGCACAGGTCATGA
- the LOC140936472 gene encoding lon protease homolog, mitochondrial-like: MFVARKVASPCFSRILSRDYHKLWRPLKQCCQITRAPSFRDGLDRFNAGTERYTLGFRHTICTSSADHLSWKERIDSPDSDLVLFPRGYSKAQSSNSHSSSGQSSEGASGSGNDDGDGGDKKDDGAEVVIEDKAGVKVDPAQGALAQVMVPDVFPEVPVLPVHRNPVFPRFVKMMEITDKDLMELIRVKSRLAQPYAGAFLKKEDSNEAEIITSLDDIYQVGSFVQITELYDTGDKIRMVILGHRRIKITDTIEYSPHTEEEKTEPVAAVDLPLDSSSEDTTKKKPILMVRVENVLHEPFKLTDEVKALTAEVIKTIRDIISLNPLYKEFLAQLIEGGKRVADNPVHLADFGAALTSGETQQLQEVFEETKIPVRLRLTLELLKKELAVCLLQQQLGKEVEEKVNKQQKKFLLQEQLKIIKRELGLEKEDKDAVGEKFRERIKDLNVPRHAEEVIEEELTKLAYLDAHSSEFNVTRNYLDWLTSIPWGIHSKENFDISQARQVLDEDHYGLQDIKDRILEFIAVSQLNATVQGKILCFTGPPGVGKTSIARSIARALNRQYFRFSVGGMTDVAEIKGHRRTYIGAMPGKIIQCLKKTRTENPLILIDEVDKIGRGVQGDPASALLELLDPEQNSGFLDHYLDVPVDLSKVLFICTANITDTIPGALKDRMEIINVSGYVEDEKKAIAKTYLIPQARKSAGITEEQVMIQDPSLALLIKSYCRENGVRNLQKHIEKIFRKAALKIVQGAEGAVEVTTDNLQEYVGKPLFNTDKIYDQTPPGVVMGLAWTSLGGSTLYIETTLKEALSSNEKDARPSLDVTGQLGDVMKESSSIAYTFAKGFLSREDSNNDFFKRASIHLHVPEGATPKDGPSAGCTIITALLSLATNKPVRQNVAMTGEVSLTGKVLPVGGIKEKTIAARRADVSCVILPEGNRKDFADVPEFVKEGLEVHFVSHYDEAYKIAFDS; encoded by the exons ATGTTTGTGGCTAGGAAAGTTGCATCACCATGTTTTAGCCGGATTTTGAGCCGTGATTATCACAAACTTTGGAGGCCACTGAAGCAGTGTTGTCAAATAACTAGAGCACCGTCTTTTCGTGATGGTTTGGATAGATTTAACGCAGGAACTGAGCGATACACCCTAGGGTTTCGTCATACAATATGCACTTCCTCAGCTGATCATCTTTCATGGAAGGAGAG GATTGATTCCCCAGATAGTGATCTAGTGTTATTTCCAAGAGGGTATTCGAAGGCACAGAGTTCAAACAGCCACAGCTCCAG TGGACAGTCATCAGAAGGAGCTAGTGGAAGTGGGAATGATGATGGAGATGGTGGTGACAAGAAAGATGATGGAGCTGAGGTTGTGATAGAGGACAAGGCGGGGGTTAAGGTAGATCCAGCCCAAGGGGCACTGGCACAGGTCATGGTCCCAGATGTGTTCCCTGAAGTGCCTGTGTTACCTGTTCACAGGAATCCAGTCTTTCCAAGATTTGTCAAGATGATGGAG ATAACAGACAAGGATCTCATGGAGCTGATCCGAGTAAAGTCAAGGTTAGCTCAGCCTTATGCTGGGGCTTTCCTGAAAAAAGAAGACAG taATGAGGCAGAAATCATCACCAGTCTGGATGATATCTATCAAGTGGGTTCTTTTGTTCAGATCACTGAGCTGTATGATACTGGTGATAAAATCAGGATGGTCATTCTTGGTCACAGAAG GATAAAAATAACAGACACCATTGAATATTCACCTCATACTGAGGAGGAGAAGACAGAACCTGTTGCTGCAGTGGATCTTCCTTTAGATTCATCTTCAGAAGACAccacaaaaaagaaaccaataCTTATGGTTAGAGTGGAAAATGTGCTGCATGAACCATTCAAGCTCACAGATGAAGTCAAG GCATTAACAGCTGAAGTGATCAAAACTATTAGAGATATAATTTCACTGAACCCTTTGTACAAAGAGTTTCTGGCTCAGCTCATTGAAGGTGGGAAGAGAGTAGCAGACAACCCAGTTCATTTAGCAGATTTTG GTGCTGCACTGACCAGTGGTGAAACACAACAGCTTCAGGAAGTTTTTGAAGAAACCAAGATTCCTGTGAGATTACGCCTTACTCTTGAACTGCTGAAGAAAGAACTGGCCGTCTGTTTGTTGCAGCAACAACTAGGCAAGGAG GTAGAAGAAAAagtcaacaaacaacaaaagaaattcctgCTTCAAGAACAGCTAAAGATAATCAAACGAGAACTTGGCTTAGAGAAGGAAGACAAGGATGCTGTTGGAGAGAAATTTCGTGAGAGAATAAAAGATTTGAATGTACCTAGACATGCTGAAGAAGTCATTGAAGAAGAACTGACTAAATTAGCCTATCTTGATGCACATTCATCAGAATTTAA TGTTACCAGAAATTACCTAGACTGGTTAACCAGCATTCCCTGGGGTATTCACAGTAAAGAGAATTTTGATATCAGTCAAGCTAGACAAGTGCTTGATGAAGATCATTACGGTTTACAAGATATTAAAGACAGGATACTG GAGTTTATTGCAGTGAGCCAGCTAAATGCAACTGTTCAGGGTAAAATCCTCTGCTTTACAGGCCCTCCAG GCGTAGGAAAAACAAGTATTGCCAGGTCTATAGCAAGAGCCCTAAACAGACAG tattttaggTTCAGTGTTGGTGGTATGACAGATGTAGCTGAGATCAAGGGACACAG GAGGACCTACATTGGAGCAATGCCTGGCAAAATAATCCAATGTCTAAAAAAGACCAGAACGGAAAATCCTCTGATACTTATTGATGAG GTTGATAAAATAGGGCGTGGTGTTCAAGGAGATCCTGCTTCAGCTCTGCTGGAACTTCTTGATCCTGAGCAGAATTCAGGCTTCTTGGATCATTATTTAGATGTACCTGTGGATCTCTCTAAG GTGTTGTTTATATGTACAGCCAATATTACAGACACCATTCCTGGTGCCTTGAAGGACAGAATGGAAATAATAAATGTGTCTGGGTACGTGGAAGACGAGAAGAAGGCCATTGCCAAG ACTTATCTTATTCCACAAGCAAGAAAGAGTGCGGGGATAACAGAGGAACAAGTGATGATACAAGATCCTTCACTCGCACTACTCATCAAATCATATTGCCGGGAAAATGGAGTCCGGAATCTACAAAAACATATAGAAAAG ATATTCCGTAAAGCTGCCCTTAAAATAGTGCAGGGTGCAGAAGGAGCGGTAGAAGTTACAACAGATAACCTTCAGGAATATGTTGGCAAACCATTATTTAACACGGACAAAATATATGATCAAACCCCGCCCGGGGTCGTGATGGGACTTGCCTGGACTTCACTAG GTGGCTCCACCCTTTATATCGAAACAACACTTAAAGAAGCTTTGTCAAGTAATGAGAAAGATGCTAGGCCGTCTCTGGATGTTACAGGCCAGCTAGGGGACGTGATGAAGGAGAGCTCGAGTATAGCTTATACATTCGCTAAG GGCTTTTTGAGCAGAGAAGACTCTAACAACGACTTCTTTAAGCGTGCTTCTATTCATCTTCATGTTCCAGAG GGAGCTACCCCAAAAGACGGTCCTTCCGCTGGCTGCACCATCATCACAGCGCTCCTGTCGCTGGCGACAAACAAACCTGTCAGACAGAATGTAGCCATGACAGGAGAAGTCTCGCTCACTGGAAAG GTACTTCCCGTTGGAGGGATAAAAGAAAAGACAATTGCG GCTCGCCGAGCGGATGTAAGCTGTGTTATTCTCCCTGAGGGAAATCGAAAAGACTTTGCCGACGTGCCGGAGTTTGTAAAAGAAGGACTTGAAGTTCATTTTGTGTCCCATTACGATGAGGCTTACAAAATTGCCTTTGATTCTTGA
- the LOC140936979 gene encoding beta-1,3-galactosyltransferase 5-like: MLARRVNRRTAFCLFFAIPTFFIFSWNSFCGLHFAPFSQRCEGCFNSEGKRENEPANETGEAELEKTENKGRTFELKTTLITNTTCSQHYFLLILVSSAPSNFQRRRDIRRTWGVDTALAPRWKTVFLVAQSRAKETTESLSREHSSYRDLLQGDYIDHYWNQTLKIQMGFEWAVRYCNFTFLLKMDDDTFVHTKRLISVLSTFSSEQLYLGMLWEKPLVKRGKEKWTISYEEYNKTLYPDFCPGFGFVLTFDVVNTFVDLFDDVPLFRFDDVYVGMLAERAGVNGTFHPGFRQYPSPPQVPCSVDETVFVWHDITGDCLLKLFEDTF, translated from the coding sequence ATGCTAGCTAGAAGGGTTAACAGAAGGACggcattttgccttttttttgcCATCCCGACATTCTTCATTTTTAGTTGGAACAGCTTCTGTGGTTTACACTTTGCCCCATTTTCACAGCGTTGCGAAGGCTGCTTTAATTCGGAAGGGAAGAGAGAGAACGAACCAGCAAACGAAACCGGCGAGGCTGAACTAGAAaagacagaaaacaaaggaagaaCATTTGAACTTAAAACCACGCTCATTACAAACACAACCTGTTCACAGCATTATTTCCTCCTCATACTGGTATCGTCAGCTCCTTCGAATTTCCAAAGAAGAAGAGACATCCGCAGAACTTGGGGAGTCGACACCGCTTTAGCACCTCGATGGAAGACAGTTTTTCTTGTCGCTCAATCAAGGGCGAAGGAAACGACCGAATCACTGTCGAGAGAACACAGTTCTTACAGAGATCTATTGCAAGGCGACTACATCGACCACTACTGGAATCAAACTCTTAAGATTCAAATGGGCTTTGAATGGGCTGTAAGGTATTgcaatttcacttttttgttaaaaatggaCGACGATACTTTTGTGCATACGAAAAGGCTGATTTCCGTTTTGAGCACGTTTTCTTCAGAACAGCTGTACTTGGGAATGCTTTGGGAAAAGCCGTTGGTAAAAAGAGGCAAAGAAAAATGGACAATTAGTTATGAAGAATACAACAAAACGCTATACCCAGATTTTTGCCCTGGTTTTGGGTTTGTCTTAACCTTCGACGTTGTTAATACGTTCGTCGATTTGTTTGACGATGTCCCGCTCTTTAGATTTGATGATGTTTATGTTGGCATGCTTGCAGAGAGAGCAGGTGTGAACGGTACTTTTCACCCTGGTTTCAGACAATATCCCTCGCCGCCACAAGTCCCTTGTAGTGTAGATGAAACAGTTTTCGTGTGGCATGATATAACCGGAGACTGTCTGTTGAAACTTTTTGAAGACACGTTTTAA